One genomic window of Dermacentor andersoni chromosome 8, qqDerAnde1_hic_scaffold, whole genome shotgun sequence includes the following:
- the LOC140219790 gene encoding uncharacterized protein, with protein sequence MPKNQNTLACYLDKKTRTTQDVHFSAPSQLLKVTQTQATSGTRLYHCSAAEIAITSGFATAVSQHVGDNAYEIIGPDHESPQGANNISVAEVSPIPLGSYHDR encoded by the exons atgccaaaaaatcaaaatacattggcatgttatttggacaagaaaacta ggacaacccaggacgtgcatttctcagcacccagtcaactgctaaaagtgacgcaaacacaggccacca gtggaactcggctgtaccactgcagtgctgcggaaattgccatcaccagcggctttgcaacagctgtttcgcagcatgtcg gagacaatgcctacgaaattattggccctgatcatgagagccctcaaggggcaaacaacatctctgttgcagaagtgagcccgataccacttggaagttaccatgacagatga